In Xanthomonas sacchari, a genomic segment contains:
- a CDS encoding STAS domain-containing protein produces the protein MASDAQLRRDGDTLALSGVLDRAAATALWPAALRLLPGARALDLQAVSRVDSAGLALLAELAARLRAQGQAEVAIHGAPAGLTDLSAAYRLASTLDFHSPPAAS, from the coding sequence GTGGCAAGTGATGCGCAACTGCGCCGCGATGGCGACACGCTCGCGCTGAGCGGCGTGCTCGACCGTGCCGCGGCCACCGCGCTGTGGCCGGCGGCGCTGCGGCTGCTGCCGGGCGCGCGCGCGCTGGACCTGCAGGCGGTGTCGCGGGTGGACAGCGCCGGTCTGGCGCTGCTCGCCGAACTCGCCGCGCGCCTGCGCGCCCAGGGCCAGGCCGAGGTCGCCATCCACGGCGCCCCGGCCGGCCTGACCGACTTGAGCGCCGCCTACCGGCTGGCCTCGACCCTGGACTTCCACTCTCCCCCTGCGGCGAGCTGA
- a CDS encoding MlaC/ttg2D family ABC transporter substrate-binding protein yields MTIKLLSAALAAALAVAAPSAALAQAAAPAAAATQAGSASKVVLENSTRILTTLEQRRSEFKSNPTALRQFIDSEMNKSFDRDYAARLVLGVHGRGASDADVKLFGDAMADNLMQRYGTSLLTFEGKPQVRVKSETPLPGGRGVKVSTELLRSGGDPVPVDYLLRNTGAGWKIFDVMVEGVSYVQTFRNQFDTPLRNKSIAEVAAELRNGTLQAAPAGNSGK; encoded by the coding sequence ATGACGATCAAATTGCTTTCCGCCGCTCTCGCCGCCGCGCTGGCCGTGGCCGCGCCCTCCGCCGCCCTGGCCCAGGCCGCCGCGCCGGCCGCCGCCGCCACCCAGGCCGGTTCGGCCAGCAAGGTGGTGCTCGAGAACAGCACCCGCATCCTGACCACGCTGGAACAGCGCCGCAGCGAGTTCAAGAGCAACCCCACCGCGCTGCGCCAGTTCATCGACAGCGAGATGAACAAATCCTTCGACCGCGACTACGCCGCCCGCCTGGTGCTGGGCGTGCACGGCCGCGGCGCCTCCGACGCCGACGTCAAGCTGTTCGGCGACGCGATGGCCGACAACCTGATGCAGCGCTACGGCACCTCGCTGCTGACCTTCGAAGGCAAGCCGCAGGTGCGGGTGAAGTCGGAAACCCCGCTGCCGGGCGGCCGCGGCGTCAAGGTCTCCACCGAGCTGCTGCGCAGCGGCGGCGACCCGGTGCCGGTGGACTACCTGCTGCGCAACACCGGCGCGGGCTGGAAGATCTTCGACGTGATGGTCGAGGGCGTGTCCTACGTGCAGACCTTCCGCAACCAGTTCGACACCCCGCTGCGCAACAAGTCGATCGCCGAGGTCGCGGCCGAGCTGCGCAACGGCACGCTGCAGGCGGCACCGGCGGGCAACAGTGGCAAGTGA
- the mlaD gene encoding outer membrane lipid asymmetry maintenance protein MlaD, producing MALRGPRLEFAVGAFLLLGLASLLVLALASTNRQWGFGGHRYDLIARFSQIGQLRAQAPVKIGGVIIGQVAKIDLDPTKFDSVVTLSIDDKYKDLPADTSAAILTSGLLGESYVGLQPGGDPDTLKPGQEIAFTQPAVDLIQLVGKYMFGGGSASGDKNTTPAAAPSADPTTPATEPKP from the coding sequence ATGGCTCTCCGTGGTCCCCGTCTCGAGTTCGCCGTCGGCGCCTTCCTGCTGCTGGGCCTGGCCTCGCTGCTGGTGCTGGCGCTGGCTTCCACCAACCGCCAGTGGGGCTTCGGCGGCCACCGCTACGACCTGATCGCGCGCTTCTCGCAGATCGGCCAGCTGCGTGCGCAGGCGCCGGTGAAGATCGGCGGCGTCATCATCGGCCAGGTCGCCAAGATCGACCTGGACCCGACCAAGTTCGATTCGGTGGTCACCCTGTCCATCGACGACAAGTACAAGGACCTGCCGGCCGACACCTCGGCGGCGATCCTGACCAGCGGCCTGCTGGGCGAGAGCTATGTCGGCCTGCAGCCTGGCGGCGACCCCGACACGCTCAAGCCCGGCCAGGAAATCGCCTTCACCCAGCCGGCGGTGGACCTGATCCAGCTGGTCGGCAAGTACATGTTCGGCGGCGGCAGCGCCAGCGGCGACAAGAACACAACGCCTGCTGCCGCACCCTCGGCCGACCCCACCACGCCCGCAACGGAACCCAAGCCATGA
- a CDS encoding MlaE family lipid ABC transporter permease subunit — MAIVAPIRSLGRAGLFFLTVLRGSLPTRDLLAELIREIYKVGARSLPIIAVGGAFVGLVLTLQGYRTLQTYGASDALSTLLGLSLYRELAPVLTALLFIGRAGSSIAAELGLMRATDQIKALELMAIDPVAKAVAPRFWAAVLTVPLLTGIFCSLAISASYFEAVGALGLDRGTFWSALSSSVDFWDDFGVAMLKSAVFGGTAALVAAYVGFHAEPTIEGTSVATTRAVVNASLLVLMFNFVMSALLFR, encoded by the coding sequence ATGGCCATCGTTGCCCCGATCCGTTCCCTGGGCCGTGCCGGGCTGTTCTTCCTCACCGTGCTGCGCGGCTCGCTGCCGACCCGGGACCTGCTGGCCGAGCTGATCCGCGAGATCTACAAGGTCGGCGCGCGCTCGCTGCCGATCATCGCGGTGGGCGGCGCCTTCGTCGGCCTGGTGCTGACCCTGCAGGGCTACCGCACGCTGCAGACCTACGGCGCCTCCGATGCGCTGTCGACCCTGCTCGGCCTTTCGCTGTACCGCGAGCTGGCGCCGGTGCTGACCGCGTTGCTGTTCATCGGCCGCGCCGGCAGTTCCATCGCCGCCGAGCTCGGCCTGATGCGCGCCACCGACCAGATCAAGGCGCTGGAGCTGATGGCGATCGACCCGGTGGCCAAGGCGGTGGCGCCACGCTTCTGGGCAGCGGTGCTGACCGTGCCGCTGCTGACCGGCATCTTCTGCTCGCTGGCGATCAGCGCCAGCTATTTCGAGGCGGTCGGCGCGCTCGGCCTGGATCGCGGCACGTTCTGGTCGGCGCTGTCGAGCAGCGTGGATTTCTGGGACGACTTCGGCGTGGCGATGCTCAAGTCGGCGGTGTTCGGCGGCACCGCGGCGCTGGTCGCGGCCTATGTCGGCTTCCATGCCGAGCCGACCATCGAGGGCACCTCGGTGGCCACCACCCGCGCCGTGGTCAACGCCTCACTGCTGGTGCTGATGTTCAATTTCGTCATGTCGGCGCTGCTGTTCCGCTGA
- a CDS encoding ABC transporter ATP-binding protein translates to MASSEPNLVQLSGVRIDRGGRAILRDVSLSVPRGSITAVLGPSGSGKSTLLAALTGELVPVAGTLDVFGKPLPRGSRALRETRKSIGVLLQGNGLLTDLSVAENVALPLRAHTRLPEPVLQRLVALKLHAVGLLAAADAWPRELSGGMARRVALARALALDPPLMIYDEPLTGLDPIASGVIMSLIQRLNHTLGLTSIIVSHHVHETLPICDQAVAIANGGVVFAGTPQALQASTDPLLQQFLHGRPDGPIPFDAPQRARSAA, encoded by the coding sequence ATGGCGTCTTCCGAACCCAATCTGGTGCAGTTGTCGGGCGTGCGCATCGATCGCGGCGGCCGGGCGATCCTGCGCGACGTCTCGCTGAGTGTGCCGCGCGGCAGCATCACCGCGGTGCTCGGCCCGTCCGGCAGCGGCAAGTCCACGCTGCTGGCGGCGCTGACCGGCGAACTGGTGCCGGTGGCGGGCACGCTGGACGTCTTCGGCAAGCCGCTGCCGCGCGGCAGCCGCGCGCTGCGCGAGACCCGCAAGAGCATCGGCGTGCTGCTGCAGGGCAATGGCCTGCTCACCGACCTGAGCGTGGCCGAGAACGTGGCGCTGCCGTTGCGCGCCCACACCCGCCTGCCCGAGCCGGTGTTGCAGCGGCTGGTGGCGCTGAAGCTGCACGCGGTGGGCTTGCTGGCCGCCGCCGATGCGTGGCCGCGCGAGCTGTCCGGCGGCATGGCGCGGCGCGTGGCGCTGGCGCGGGCGCTGGCCCTGGACCCGCCGCTGATGATCTACGACGAACCGCTGACCGGCCTGGACCCGATCGCCTCCGGCGTGATCATGAGCCTGATCCAGCGGCTCAACCACACCCTGGGCCTGACCAGCATCATCGTCAGCCACCATGTCCACGAGACCCTGCCGATCTGCGACCAGGCCGTGGCCATCGCCAACGGCGGCGTGGTCTTCGCCGGCACCCCGCAGGCGCTGCAGGCCAGCACCGATCCGCTGCTGCAGCAGTTCCTGCACGGCCGTCCCGACGGCCCGATCCCGTTCGATGCGCCGCAGCGCGCGCGGAGCGCCGCCTGA
- the recC gene encoding exodeoxyribonuclease V subunit gamma: MPAPSAPDFRLYPSNALDTLAALLAEELRRPPPEQPLLAPEVVLIPQVAMRRWLQSTLAAVHGVAANLEFLTPGEFVARALERNLGAAVDDLDMATMHWRLYAALQGDLGNDAALAPLAGYLADGDALKPWSLAGELSNVFEKYQAWRRDWLLRWEGGADPDDPQARLWRRIASGRAYRARRIGQYLDRYARPDGPLPQGLPRRLFAFAVLNISPDVLRVLATQARAGTLHFYLPTPTQGYWGDLQTLWQRRRDGGAVDLFAEQVQENPLLQAWGAAGRDFMALIGDYEVVHPLTEIAVYADPLESGRRALADGGLGDSLLRRMQSDLFHRRAPARPTALAAVDRHDPSLQVHACHTRLRELQVLHDQLRALLDDPRFEPPLQPREIAVLSPDIDPYVPYLDAVFGGHAGDDALPYALADASPLASEPLADVFLALLGLPIARFGLHEILDLIASAPIAEAAGLDEAGLDRLRGWLHAAGARWGLDAAHRQRHQAPADDAYTWRFALDRLLLGHASGAEDDIDGVAPWPQLEGSALAALDTLLRLLRVLDRHQAALAEPMPPAQWREVLLGLLEALLPQSPSAPRQQRALERLRALIDQFARDAARADYAAAVPAEVVRAHFAAVLGESDTRAPLLTGGISFGRMVPMRLLPFRVICLLGMNDGDFPRRDPAAGLNRLTAELGTTRRRHGDRSTREDDRFLFLQLFASAQEVFYLSYLGADARDGSVREPSPLVGELLACAAHYHADPAAAAALVVRHPLQPFAAAAFGATGAEDADPRRFSYRRQWRPAVDSLVGQRQPLAPWIDALPAAADDALPAQLSIDDLRRLLADPAGQFLRQRLGLRLPDPAQADSDLEPLLAPSRGLDQYGLQQQVFEAVLREDTEALYERLRARALLPSGPLGRRQLDERVRQLRPYAEAFRQWRGNEDPPLAPRLQVDLDGTALHGRLPGWYAPGVARVQVGALSGRSAIRHGLEWLLLRAAGERAPYVRFFDHDDSLGPHPMDREPLPAAQAQHALGELLQLYRHGRQAPLAFAPYSSWKYYQAARTGDLDKAIKDAAAQWQAGFGWSEADSPELRLVGRGRDPFADAQRFAAFAATSQRVFGLLEQGDAGPALDPERLAESWQRWRGTQEDAE; the protein is encoded by the coding sequence ATGCCTGCCCCGTCCGCGCCCGATTTCCGGCTGTATCCGTCCAACGCGCTGGATACCCTGGCCGCCTTGCTCGCCGAAGAACTGCGCCGGCCGCCGCCGGAGCAGCCCTTGCTGGCGCCGGAGGTGGTGCTGATCCCGCAGGTGGCGATGCGGCGCTGGCTGCAATCGACCCTGGCCGCGGTGCATGGGGTGGCGGCGAACCTGGAATTCCTCACCCCCGGCGAGTTCGTCGCGCGCGCGCTGGAGCGCAATCTCGGCGCGGCGGTCGACGACCTGGACATGGCGACCATGCACTGGCGCCTGTACGCGGCGCTGCAGGGAGACCTGGGCAACGACGCGGCGCTGGCGCCGCTGGCCGGCTACCTGGCCGATGGCGATGCGCTCAAGCCGTGGAGCCTGGCCGGCGAGCTGAGCAACGTGTTCGAGAAGTACCAGGCCTGGCGCCGCGACTGGCTGCTGCGCTGGGAAGGCGGCGCCGACCCGGACGATCCGCAGGCGCGGCTGTGGCGGCGCATCGCCAGCGGCCGCGCCTACCGCGCGCGGCGCATCGGCCAGTACCTGGACCGCTACGCGCGCCCCGACGGGCCGTTGCCGCAGGGCCTGCCGCGGCGCCTGTTCGCCTTCGCCGTGCTCAACATTTCCCCGGACGTGCTGCGCGTGCTGGCCACGCAGGCGCGCGCCGGCACGCTGCACTTCTATCTGCCGACGCCGACGCAGGGCTATTGGGGCGATCTGCAGACGCTGTGGCAGCGCCGCCGCGATGGCGGGGCGGTGGACCTGTTCGCCGAGCAGGTGCAGGAGAACCCGCTGCTGCAGGCCTGGGGCGCGGCCGGGCGCGACTTCATGGCGTTGATTGGCGACTACGAAGTGGTGCATCCGCTGACCGAGATCGCGGTCTACGCCGATCCGCTGGAGTCGGGCCGGCGCGCGCTGGCCGACGGCGGCCTCGGCGACAGCCTGCTGCGGCGCATGCAGAGCGACCTGTTCCATCGCCGCGCACCGGCGCGGCCGACAGCGCTGGCCGCGGTGGACCGGCACGATCCCAGTCTGCAGGTGCACGCCTGCCACACCCGCCTGCGCGAACTGCAGGTGCTGCACGACCAGCTGCGCGCGCTGCTCGACGATCCGCGTTTCGAGCCGCCGCTGCAGCCGCGCGAGATCGCGGTGCTGTCGCCGGACATCGACCCCTACGTGCCGTACCTGGACGCGGTGTTCGGCGGCCACGCCGGCGACGACGCCTTGCCCTATGCGCTGGCCGACGCCAGCCCGCTGGCCAGCGAACCGCTGGCCGACGTCTTCCTGGCGCTGCTCGGCCTGCCGATCGCGCGCTTCGGCCTGCACGAGATCCTGGACCTGATCGCCAGCGCGCCGATCGCCGAGGCCGCCGGCCTGGACGAGGCCGGGCTGGACCGCCTGCGCGGCTGGCTGCACGCCGCCGGCGCGCGCTGGGGCCTGGACGCGGCGCACCGGCAGCGCCACCAGGCGCCGGCCGACGATGCCTATACCTGGCGCTTCGCCCTGGACCGGCTGCTGCTCGGCCACGCCAGCGGCGCCGAGGACGATATCGACGGCGTGGCGCCGTGGCCGCAACTGGAAGGCAGCGCGCTGGCCGCGCTGGACACGCTGCTGCGCCTGCTGCGCGTGCTCGACCGCCACCAGGCCGCGCTGGCCGAGCCGATGCCGCCGGCGCAGTGGCGCGAAGTGCTGCTGGGCCTGCTCGAGGCGCTGCTGCCGCAGAGCCCGTCGGCGCCGCGCCAGCAGCGCGCGCTGGAGCGGCTGCGCGCGCTGATCGACCAGTTCGCGCGCGACGCCGCCCGCGCCGACTACGCCGCCGCGGTGCCGGCCGAGGTGGTGCGCGCGCACTTCGCTGCGGTGCTGGGCGAATCGGACACGCGCGCGCCGCTGCTCACCGGCGGCATCAGCTTCGGCCGCATGGTGCCGATGCGGCTGCTGCCGTTCCGGGTCATCTGCCTGCTGGGCATGAACGACGGCGATTTCCCGCGCCGCGATCCGGCCGCCGGGCTCAACCGCCTCACCGCCGAGCTGGGCACCACGCGCCGCCGCCACGGCGACCGCTCCACCCGCGAGGACGACCGCTTCCTGTTCCTGCAGCTGTTCGCCTCGGCGCAGGAGGTGTTCTACCTGAGCTACCTGGGCGCCGACGCGCGCGACGGCAGCGTGCGCGAACCCTCGCCGCTGGTCGGCGAACTGCTGGCCTGCGCTGCCCACTACCACGCCGACCCGGCCGCGGCCGCGGCGCTGGTGGTGCGGCATCCGCTGCAGCCGTTCGCCGCCGCCGCGTTCGGCGCCACCGGTGCCGAGGATGCCGATCCGCGCCGTTTCAGCTACCGCCGGCAATGGCGGCCGGCGGTGGACAGCCTGGTCGGCCAGCGCCAGCCGCTGGCGCCGTGGATCGACGCCTTGCCGGCCGCGGCCGACGACGCGCTGCCGGCGCAGCTGTCCATCGACGACCTGCGGCGGCTGCTGGCCGATCCGGCCGGGCAGTTCCTGCGCCAGCGCCTGGGCCTGCGCCTGCCCGATCCGGCGCAGGCCGACAGCGACCTGGAACCGCTGCTGGCGCCCAGCCGCGGGCTGGACCAGTACGGCCTGCAGCAACAGGTGTTCGAGGCGGTGCTGCGCGAGGACACCGAGGCCCTGTACGAACGCCTGCGTGCGCGCGCGCTGCTGCCGTCCGGGCCGCTGGGCCGGCGCCAGCTCGACGAACGCGTGCGCCAGTTGCGCCCGTATGCCGAGGCGTTCCGGCAGTGGCGTGGCAACGAGGATCCGCCGCTGGCGCCGCGGCTGCAGGTGGACCTCGACGGCACCGCGCTGCACGGCCGCCTGCCGGGCTGGTACGCGCCCGGCGTGGCGCGCGTGCAGGTGGGCGCGTTGAGCGGGCGCAGCGCGATCCGCCACGGCCTGGAATGGCTGCTGCTGCGCGCCGCCGGCGAACGCGCGCCCTACGTGCGTTTCTTCGACCATGACGACAGCCTCGGTCCGCATCCGATGGACCGCGAACCGTTGCCCGCCGCCCAGGCGCAGCATGCGCTGGGCGAGTTGCTGCAGCTGTATCGGCATGGCCGGCAGGCGCCGCTGGCGTTCGCGCCGTACAGCAGCTGGAAGTACTACCAGGCCGCGCGCACCGGCGATCTCGACAAGGCGATCAAGGACGCCGCCGCGCAATGGCAGGCCGGTTTCGGCTGGAGCGAGGCGGACAGTCCGGAACTGCGCCTGGTCGGCCGCGGCCGCGACCCGTTCGCCGATGCGCAGCGCTTCGCCGCGTTCGCCGCCACCAGCCAGCGCGTGTTCGGCCTGCTGGAACAGGGCGACGCCGGCCCCGCGCTCGATCCCGAACGGCTGGCCGAAAGCTGGCAGCGCTGGCGCGGTACCCAGGAGGACGCCGAATGA
- the recB gene encoding exodeoxyribonuclease V subunit beta, which translates to MSATSDRDPYLQLPLHGVRLIEASAGTGKTFTLATLFTRLVVERGLRLGQLLAVTFTEAATQELRRRIRERLALAATLVSDTDGGLVGAALVPFSGSAATDPSHPTPQQDPPDVALTRAILTAHLATGSETPNALRRRLQQAAEDIDLAAIFTIHGFCARVLREHALESGQAFAAPQLLADDRELLRDVAADLWRQRAADAAMAEDLVALWPGGPDGMAIDLRELVRHPTLLPAAPVFAAEDGAVLQQAVQRAGGALAEAFRTHGTACFEAIAAAIEAGVLSKVSYKPDWLTVLWHWLDAFAAAPSADAPPHPKLVKLTAAELAAGTNKKHAERTPAAPLGHAIDGYLAALAQLAHWRTQRRIRLLHALRADAAERLAYLKRQRRVQTYDDLVEGVARALEGPHGAALAQRLRAQYAVALVDEFQDTDDRQWTIFRKVFAAETAGPAAAQDDAAIAPSLSTADDTPPLLALIGDPKQAIYGFRGGDVRTYLAAAADAERAPPLAHNFRSRPALLAAIDALYAQAGYADAFLTDGIAFHPVQPGSKRVDADLQRGGMPAPALTVWRAPEPPPPPATAKPGKPKPWNAGRARELCTAACVAAIRGWLAEARDGTATLLGRPVQAGDIAVLVRSHGEATRIQQALAAAGIPAVAAGRRSLFATDEALELLALLQALLDPGDDGRLRAALATVLIGEDAAAIAALDHDGERHRRWQQQALDWRERWQRGGPLALIGDLGAAHGQRLLALVDGERRLTNYLQLAELLQEADTRALGPHGLVDWLARRIANADDSDEAQQLRLESDARRVQIVTLHKSKGLEYPLVFLPYAGIGRSERSPGRHCVVPAPQGGRQLQWNTGRSGGDADPAWETAEAAWKQEQRAEDARLLYVGLTRAEHALWIATGAFPQHERTALAPMLRDLDALQAAAGPGAIAIDSTPPPAQLPRLPPEPAPPVPPARVPQRRVLPEWWVYSFTQLANADAGSDPMASATVPSSGGSDEPAASESVSAAVEVDMVDRRFVGNRFGVAMHDVFERCDFAAWRDWRPGAPAPAGQASAIVEALQRGGYAEDELEDGTAVLTALVGNTLTVALPEGTCLAAVPEEQRRNEMEFHFAMRPTRVDALLALLHRFGVAGERQAFGARQRLEGLMTGLIDLTYQHDGRWYVLDYKSNRLPAYDPDALARAMAHSEYTLQALIYTVALHRWLRFRLGEGYDYARDFGGVRYLFCRGLDAARDPSPGVHAWRFDPDLIEGVDALFAGTPLEPLSPRERGWGEGTSAHGAAP; encoded by the coding sequence ATGAGCGCCACGTCCGACCGCGACCCCTACCTGCAACTGCCGCTGCACGGCGTGCGCCTGATCGAGGCCAGCGCCGGCACCGGCAAGACCTTCACCCTGGCCACCCTGTTCACCCGCCTGGTGGTCGAACGCGGCCTGCGCCTGGGCCAACTCCTCGCCGTCACCTTTACCGAGGCCGCCACCCAGGAACTGCGCCGGCGCATCCGCGAGCGCCTGGCGCTGGCGGCGACGCTGGTCTCGGACACAGATGGAGGCCTCGTAGGAGCGGCTCTTGTCCCCTTTTCGGGATCAGCCGCGACCGACCCATCGCATCCAACGCCGCAACAAGACCCACCCGACGTCGCCCTGACCCGCGCCATCCTGACCGCGCACCTGGCCACCGGCAGCGAAACCCCGAACGCCCTGCGCCGCCGCCTGCAGCAGGCCGCCGAGGACATCGACCTCGCCGCCATCTTCACCATCCACGGCTTCTGCGCGCGCGTGCTGCGCGAGCACGCCCTGGAAAGCGGCCAGGCCTTCGCCGCGCCGCAGTTGCTCGCCGACGACCGCGAGTTGTTGCGCGACGTCGCCGCCGACCTGTGGCGGCAACGCGCCGCCGATGCGGCGATGGCCGAGGACCTGGTGGCGCTGTGGCCGGGCGGGCCGGACGGCATGGCCATCGATCTGCGCGAACTGGTGCGGCATCCGACCCTGCTGCCGGCCGCGCCGGTCTTCGCCGCCGAGGACGGCGCCGTGCTGCAGCAGGCCGTGCAGCGCGCCGGCGGCGCGCTGGCCGAGGCGTTCCGCACCCACGGCACCGCCTGTTTCGAGGCGATCGCCGCGGCGATCGAGGCCGGCGTGCTGAGCAAGGTCAGCTACAAGCCCGACTGGCTGACCGTGTTGTGGCACTGGCTGGACGCCTTCGCCGCAGCGCCGTCGGCGGACGCGCCGCCGCACCCGAAGCTGGTCAAGCTCACCGCCGCCGAACTGGCTGCCGGCACCAACAAGAAGCACGCCGAGCGCACCCCGGCCGCGCCGCTGGGTCACGCCATCGACGGCTACCTGGCCGCGCTGGCGCAGCTGGCGCACTGGCGCACGCAACGCCGCATCCGCCTGCTGCACGCGCTGCGCGCCGACGCGGCGGAACGCCTGGCCTATCTCAAGCGCCAGCGCCGCGTGCAGACCTACGACGACCTGGTCGAGGGCGTGGCGCGCGCGCTGGAAGGCCCGCACGGCGCCGCCTTGGCGCAGCGGCTGCGCGCGCAGTACGCGGTGGCCCTGGTCGACGAGTTCCAGGACACCGATGACCGCCAGTGGACGATCTTCCGCAAGGTGTTCGCCGCGGAGACGGCCGGCCCCGCCGCGGCACAGGACGATGCGGCGATCGCGCCATCGCTGTCCACAGCGGACGACACGCCGCCATTGTTGGCCCTGATCGGCGATCCCAAGCAGGCCATCTACGGCTTCCGCGGCGGCGACGTGCGCACCTACCTGGCCGCCGCCGCGGACGCCGAGCGCGCGCCGCCGCTGGCGCACAACTTCCGCTCGCGCCCGGCGCTGCTGGCTGCGATCGACGCGCTGTACGCGCAGGCCGGCTACGCCGACGCCTTCCTCACCGACGGCATCGCCTTCCACCCGGTGCAGCCGGGCAGCAAGCGCGTCGATGCCGACCTGCAGCGCGGCGGCATGCCGGCCCCGGCGCTGACCGTGTGGCGCGCACCGGAACCGCCGCCGCCGCCGGCCACCGCCAAGCCGGGCAAGCCCAAGCCGTGGAACGCCGGCCGCGCCCGCGAGCTGTGCACCGCCGCCTGCGTGGCGGCGATCCGCGGCTGGCTGGCCGAGGCCCGCGACGGCACTGCCACCTTGCTCGGCCGCCCCGTGCAGGCCGGCGACATCGCCGTGCTGGTGCGCAGCCACGGCGAGGCCACGCGCATCCAGCAGGCGCTGGCCGCCGCCGGCATCCCCGCGGTCGCCGCCGGCCGCCGCAGCCTGTTCGCCACCGACGAGGCGCTGGAACTGCTGGCGCTGCTGCAGGCCCTGCTCGACCCCGGCGACGACGGCCGCCTGCGCGCGGCACTGGCCACCGTGCTGATCGGCGAGGACGCCGCCGCCATCGCCGCGCTCGACCACGACGGCGAGCGGCACCGCCGCTGGCAGCAGCAGGCGCTGGACTGGCGCGAGCGCTGGCAGCGCGGCGGCCCGCTCGCCCTGATCGGCGACCTCGGCGCCGCGCACGGGCAACGCCTGCTGGCCCTGGTCGATGGCGAGCGCCGCCTCACCAACTACCTGCAGCTGGCCGAACTGCTGCAGGAAGCCGACACCCGCGCGCTCGGCCCGCATGGTCTGGTCGACTGGCTGGCGCGGCGCATCGCCAATGCCGACGACAGCGACGAAGCGCAGCAGCTGCGGCTGGAGTCGGACGCGCGCCGCGTGCAGATCGTCACCCTGCACAAGAGCAAGGGCCTGGAGTATCCGCTGGTGTTCCTGCCCTACGCCGGCATCGGCCGCAGCGAGCGCAGCCCCGGGCGCCACTGCGTGGTGCCTGCGCCGCAGGGCGGCCGCCAGCTGCAGTGGAACACCGGCCGCAGCGGCGGCGACGCCGATCCGGCCTGGGAGACCGCCGAAGCCGCGTGGAAACAGGAACAGCGCGCCGAGGACGCGCGCCTGCTCTACGTCGGCCTGACCCGCGCCGAGCACGCGCTGTGGATCGCCACCGGCGCGTTCCCGCAGCACGAGCGCACCGCGCTGGCGCCGATGCTGCGCGATCTCGACGCCTTGCAGGCTGCGGCCGGTCCCGGCGCCATCGCCATCGACAGCACCCCGCCGCCGGCGCAGTTGCCGCGCCTGCCGCCGGAGCCGGCGCCGCCGGTGCCGCCGGCGCGCGTGCCGCAGCGGCGCGTGCTGCCGGAGTGGTGGGTGTACAGCTTCACCCAGCTCGCCAATGCCGACGCCGGCAGCGACCCGATGGCCAGCGCCACCGTGCCCAGCAGCGGCGGCAGCGACGAACCCGCCGCCAGCGAATCGGTCAGCGCCGCGGTGGAGGTGGACATGGTCGACCGCCGCTTCGTCGGCAACCGCTTCGGCGTGGCCATGCACGACGTGTTCGAGCGCTGCGACTTCGCCGCCTGGCGCGACTGGCGCCCGGGCGCGCCGGCACCGGCCGGGCAGGCCAGCGCCATCGTCGAAGCCCTGCAGCGCGGCGGCTACGCCGAGGACGAACTGGAAGACGGCACCGCCGTGCTCACCGCCCTGGTCGGCAACACCCTCACCGTGGCGCTGCCCGAAGGCACCTGCCTGGCCGCGGTGCCGGAGGAGCAGCGGCGCAACGAAATGGAATTCCACTTCGCCATGCGCCCGACCCGCGTCGATGCGTTGCTGGCGCTGCTGCACCGCTTCGGCGTGGCCGGCGAGCGCCAGGCATTCGGCGCGCGGCAGCGCCTGGAGGGGCTGATGACCGGCCTGATCGACCTCACCTACCAGCACGACGGCCGCTGGTACGTGCTCGACTACAAGTCCAACCGCCTGCCGGCCTACGACCCCGACGCGCTGGCGCGGGCGATGGCGCACAGCGAATACACCCTGCAGGCGCTGATCTACACCGTGGCCCTGCACCGCTGGCTGCGCTTCCGCCTGGGCGAGGGCTATGACTACGCCCGCGACTTCGGCGGCGTGCGCTACCTGTTCTGCCGCGGCCTGGACGCCGCCCGCGACCCGTCGCCGGGCGTGCATGCCTGGCGCTTCGACCCGGACCTGATCGAAGGCGTCGACGCCCTGTTCGCCGGCACCCCGCTCGAGCCCCTCTCCCCTCGGGAGAGGGGTTGGGGTGAGGGTACGTCCGCTCACGGAGCCGCCCCGTGA